A portion of the Nitrospira defluvii genome contains these proteins:
- a CDS encoding DUF3047 domain-containing protein translates to MGAAMSRSSTQAALLVSLLLSSASDGVAQEPTRLVVGGFSLATEGNRLPEGWSPLTFKKIAQHTHYEVVKDGATSVVKAVSDASASGLTRAVTISPREFPIVRWRWKVENLLERGDVRRKEGDDYPARLYITFAYEPDKVSVGKKLRYKAGQALFGEIPIAALNYIWDGKSPMGTMVDNAYTGFAKMIVVQSGPRHVGSWVEEERNVYEDYKQAFGEEPPAINGVAIMTDTDNTLERAVAYYGDIVFVSATK, encoded by the coding sequence ATGGGTGCGGCGATGAGCCGGTCGTCGACGCAGGCTGCTCTACTCGTGAGCCTGTTGTTGAGCTCGGCGTCTGATGGGGTGGCGCAAGAACCAACGAGGCTGGTGGTGGGGGGATTTTCGCTCGCCACCGAAGGGAATCGCCTGCCGGAGGGGTGGAGTCCGCTCACGTTCAAGAAGATCGCCCAACACACGCATTACGAGGTTGTGAAGGATGGGGCAACGTCGGTGGTGAAGGCGGTGAGCGACGCCTCCGCTTCAGGGCTGACCAGGGCCGTGACGATCAGCCCGCGTGAGTTTCCGATTGTCCGTTGGCGCTGGAAGGTCGAGAATCTGTTGGAACGCGGCGATGTGCGTCGCAAAGAGGGCGATGATTACCCGGCGCGGCTCTATATTACGTTTGCGTATGAGCCGGACAAGGTCAGTGTTGGCAAAAAGTTGAGGTACAAGGCTGGGCAGGCACTGTTCGGCGAGATTCCCATTGCGGCGCTCAACTACATTTGGGACGGGAAGAGCCCGATGGGCACCATGGTGGACAATGCGTATACTGGGTTCGCCAAGATGATCGTGGTGCAGAGTGGTCCCCGCCATGTCGGTTCGTGGGTTGAAGAAGAGCGCAATGTGTATGAGGACTACAAGCAGGCGTTCGGGGAAGAGCCTCCGGCGATCAACGGCGTGGCGATTATGACCGACACGGACAATACTCTGGAGCGCGCCGTCGCCTACTACGGCGATATCGTATTCGTGTCGGCAACGAAGTAA